The Pirellulales bacterium genomic interval CCCCGGCCGCCGGATCTTGCCAGGGAAGCATGTTGCACGTGTGGCCGGCTAAATCGGTCCGCAACCGCCCGGCCGCGCTTTGCATGCGGTTGGTCAGCTCGATCATCGAGCGGGCATCGCCGATGCGGCCGCCGACGTCGCTAAACAACTGCGTGTAAGCGAACATCAGCAAAATGACGCACACCAGCGAAATCAGCATTTCGACCAGCGTAAGGCCCTGACGACAACGGTGGCTTCGTTGTACTGGCATGGCGCGCAGAAAGCGGGCAAGGAAATTTGCGGGGGGGCAAGTGTGCATCGCTTCTCCAATCCGGCGGACCATAAGCCCCTATTGAATGGCCGAAAGTTCCGATTCATGGCCGCGTGCTGCCCTAGATCAATTCCACACCGAATCACGGCAAAAGTCAAGCAGGAAAGGGTTCAGGGTGTAGGACACAGGGGGCAGGGAAACCCCGCAACCATTCGCCGAACCCTGAACCCTAATCTATTGCCCGGCGGCCGGCGCCGGCTGCGTGGGCCGATTGGCCGGGACATTCGGAATTGGCCCGCCTGGATCGCCTTTCAATTGGAACCAGACGAGGGCCGCAACCGCCAATACGACCAGTGCAAAAAACCAATGCCGATGTTTGTGCAGAAAATGATACATGGGGTCCAGTGTGGATTGATGAGGGTGGTGAGACGGATTACATCTGAATGACCAATGTCCAAGCACCAATGACCAATCTGAAAATGCATCGCGCATTGGTCATTGTGGCTTTGTCATTGGTCATTTACCGCTTTCGGCTTTCCGACCGCCAGCGAAGCCACGATGGCAATTCCCAGCAGGGCGGCGATGACGGCCAACGAAATCCAAGGATAATCTTTGAACAAGTGTAGATCAAAAAAATACTCGGCCATCATCTTGCCGCCGACAAAAATCAACACCGCCGCCAGGCCGTAATGCAAATAGCGGAACAGGCCCATCACGCCGGCCAGCAAAAAGTATAACGCCCGCAGGCCCAAAATGGCGAAAATGTTCGAAGTGAACACAATGAACGGATCGCGCGTCACGCCGAAAATGGCCGGTACGCTGTCGACGGCAAACAGCACGTCGGTGCTTTCCACCACCAGCAGCACCAAAAACAGCGGGGTGATGCAGCGGCGGCTGTTCTCGCGCACAAAAAAACGGTTGCCGTGCGAACCACCGGCCACGGGCAAAAATCGCCGGGCTAACCGCATTATCAGATTGTTTTCCGGATGCGTCTCTTCGTGCTTCAAGGCCAACCGCAGCCCGGTGATAATCAACAGGCCACCGAATACCAGCAGCATCCATTCGAAGTATTCCAGCAAGGCGGCGCCCACCAGGATGAATGCCAGACGCATGAAAATCGCGCCCAAAATGCCCCAAAACAACACTCGATATTGATACTCCAGCGGTATCTGAAAAAACGTGAAGATGACGGCAAACACAAACACGTTATCCATCGACAGCGACCATTCGACGAGATAACCGGTCAGGAATTGCACGGCCGCGGTTGAGCCGCCCCAGCGCCACACCAAACCGTTGAAGGCCAACGCCAATGCCGTCCACACGGCGGTCCAAAAAGCGCTTTCTTTCAGCGTCGGTTCCCGCGAGTGGCGATGAAACACCCCCAAATCCAGCGCCAGCATCACCGCCACAAACACGCCAAACGCCACCCAATGCCACCACTGGGCCTGAATGCCGGAGGGGAGTGCGGCGGCGGTTTGCTCGGCCAACAGACGACCGATCGAAATTTGAAACGCAGCGTGCATGGTGGGCAGTGTTTACGGCGACCGGCGGGATGTAATCTCGATACGACAGATACCAAAATCGTGCAACCTCCGGCGAATCATAGGTTTAACCGACGGGGGCAACAAGGCGAAGCGAACCGCGGGAATCAGCCGATTGTCGCAGGTATTGGCGCATTGGCAGAGAGGCCAATCGCTTGACCCGCTACGGTCGATCATCTAAAGTTGCGGTAGAGAGATGGTCGAAAAGCAGTAGGCGGTTTTTTGGAGTTGGGGCAGGTTTCGGGCAGTTGTTTTTAGCAGGATTATACGACGATGTGCGAACCACGGCTGTTGTTGTCCAGCTTGTTGCTTACAGATTTATTGCTTACTGGGAGTAGGCCGTAGGGTTCGTGCATTCACACGATATCATCAGAACCCCAAGGCCACACCAAAGCCTTGGGGTTTTTTGTTGGATTTAGCGATTCGATTTCATAAAGCCGCGACCGGTGGTCGCGCGGAAGTGGAAAAGTTTAATGTGTGCCAAGCGCGACCAACGGTCGCGGCTTTATGGCGGAGATAAAATCAATGGTTGCATCGTGCTTCATTTGTGCATTTCGCACGCAGCCCAGTAGGGCGTGGTTGGTATTGCTCCGGCCCGGGTTGTGAACCCGGGCAGAAGCCCGGGGGTTGCAACCCCCGGGGCTTGAATGACGCAAAAACTCGTATCGACGTTTCTCCACTCCGCAATTCCAACGACACAAAGCCATAAATCATGACTGCACCATCAACTAAAACATCGGAACCGAAATCTGTTTCAGCCGAATCGTCCATCAAACCCGGCACGGTCATCGGCGGCTCGTCGGTGCCGCCACGGCCCATTCGCATTTTTGACACCACGCTGCGCGACGGCGAGCAATCGCCCGGCGCCAGCATGAACATTCACGAAAAAATGGAAATCGCCCAGGCGCTGGTCGACCTGGGCGTGGATATTATCGAAGCCGGCTTTCCCATTGCCTCGCCCGGCGATTTCGAAGCCGTGCGGCAAATTGGCGAGAACATTCGCGGCGCTACCATTTGCGGCCTGGCCCGCTGCAACGACGCCGACATCGACCGGGCCTGGGAATCGCTGAAAGGCGCGCCCGACGCCCGGATTCACGTGTTCCTGGCGACCAGCGCCATTCATCGTGAATTCAAACTGAAAATGGACAAGGACGAAATCATTCGCCGGGCCGTCGCCGGCGTGAAGCGGGCCGTAAGTTATTGCGACAACGTGGAGTTCTCGCCGGAAGATGCGGCCCGCACGGAAGTTGATTTTCTGTGCCAGGTGGTTGAAGCGGCAATTGCCGCCGGGGCCACCACGGTCAATATTCCCGATACCGTCGGTTACGCCACGCCGGCGCATTACGGCAACGTGATTCGGACGCTCAAAGAACGTGTGCCGAACATCGACAAGGCCGTCATCAGCGTGCATTGCCACAACGACCTTGGTCTGGCCGTGGCGAACAGTCTGGCCGGCGTGGAAAACGGCGCTGGGCAAGTCGAATGCACCATTAACGGCATCGGCGAGCGGGCCGGCAACTGCTCGCTGGAAGAAATCGTGATGGCCCTGCGCACCCGGCACGATTATTACCATGCCGGCACGCGCATCCACACGCAGCGGCTGGTGCCGACGAGCCGGCTGGTTTCCAACATCACAGGCATTCAGGTGCAGCGCAACAAAGCCATCGTCGGCCGCAACGCTTTTGCGCACGAGGCGGGCATTCACCAGGACGGCATGCTCAAAGAGCCGCGTACCTACGAAATTATGCGGCCGGAAGACGTAGGGCTTTCGAAAACCGACTTGGTCCTCGGCAAGCACAGCGGCCGGGCGGCGTTGGCCGATCGGGCCCGGGCGCTGGGTTTTCATCTCACCGGTGAGCAATTGCAAACCGTGTTCGACCAGTTCAAGCAACTGGCCGATAAGAAGAAAGAAATTTACGACGGCGACATTGCGGCTCTGTGCGAACAGCAAATTTTGGACGTCCCCGAAACGTGGACGCTGGTATCGTACAAAGTGAGTTGCGGCACCGTGGGCAAGCCGAGCGTGCAGTTGGTGCTAAAGCGCGGCGATCAGCAGTTCGTCGAAGAAATGACCGCCGGCGATGGGCCGGTGGACGCCATTTTTCTGGCGATCGAAAAAATTACCGGGCTGGCCGTCCGGTGCCGCGATTTCCGGGTGCATTCGGTCACCGTGGGCAAGGACGCTCAAGGCGAAGTGAATGTGGAGATTGAACACAACGGCCAAGTATACCGAGGCCGCGGCGTTTCGACCGACAGTGTGGAAGCCAGCGCCCTGGCGTTTTTGAACGCGGTGAACCGCGTGGCAGCCACCCCCGGTGGACGATTACATCCGCAGCACAGCGGCATGTGAATCGTCGCGCCGAAAGCGATTCTGCTAAACCGCTAGCGGTTTAGCAGAAATCACCGGTAAGCGATACTCGACTTTGATAAGCGACGAGTCGACATTCGGTCGCTTTACCCCAGCCACGCCGGGTTGCGCGCCGTGCCGTCGAAGCCGCTCGTGGTTTTGAAGCCCTCGAACCGGCCATGCTGGGCGGCGTCGTCGGTGCGGGCCAGCAGTGTTTGCAGCGCACCGGCATCCAACGGCTGAAATGTTTTCACGGCGTCCAGCGCTTGGTCAAGTAGTTTCATCGAGTCCATGCCGGTGATGACGACTGAAGTGGGCATGGCCATAGCGTAATGCAGACATTCCGTGGCGTTGACCGTGTTGCTGCGCAGAATGGCGCCGCCGGCGAGCGGCTTCATTCCCAGCAGGGCGATTTCTTGCTCCATGAGTTCGGGCACCACATGCTGCACGAAGCTGCGAAAATGGGCGTCCATTACATTGATGGGCATTTGCGCCGTGTCGAAATGAAAATCGTGCTCTTGGGCGACTTCCAGCATGCGTAAATGCACCAGCGGGTCTTTGTGGCCGGTAAAGCCGATGAATCGAATCTTGCCGGCTTTCTTGGCTTCGTCGAAGGCATCACGCGTGCCGCCGTCGGCAAAAAAACGGTCTGGATCTTCCAGGCGAATGTTTTCGTGGAATTGCAGCAGATCAATGTGATCAGTCTGCAGCCGTTGCAGGCTTTCGTCCAGTTGTTGGGCGGCGGCTTTTTTTGTGCGCCCGTCGATTTTTGTCATCAGGAATACTTTGTCGCGGTAACCGTCTTTCAAAGCGTTGCCCATGCGGCGTTCGCTGTCGCCATCGTGATAATCCCAGCAGTTGTCCATGAAGTTGACGCCGCGGTCAATGGCCGTGCGAATCAGCTTGGTGGAATCACTTTCATCCTTGAAGTTGCCAATGTGATAGCCTCCCACGCCAATGAGCGAAACTTCTTCCCCTGTGCGGCCCAATTTGCGATATCGCATCTCGCCCCGCACGGTTTCCGGCGGCCGCTTTTGCGCGATGGCAGAAATGGTAGCGGCAACAGATCCAGTCGGCGCAGTTTCCGCGGCGGCAGCGACATCGCCTGCGGCCAGCGATTCGACGAAAGCCAATACAGAGCCCGATCCGGCGGCGGCCACGCTGATGCCTTTGAGTACGGTGCGGCGCTGCATAGTGACCTCCCCATCAATTCAAAGCGACCGGAGTTATTTCAAACCAGCTACAAGATAGCAATTCCGAAGCAGGTTTGTCAGGCGGGGCAATTTTCGTGCCCAGGATGCAGTTGGTTTACGCTACAAACGCCAGCCAGTAAAAAATCCAGCCGGTAACGGCCGTCAACAGCAAGTCGATCGCCGCCAGTCGGGCCCAAAAAATGTGCCGGCCGCTGTACGGCGACGGCCCCGGCGGCTGCGGCACATTGCGCAGCGCGCCGATCACTACGTACAGCCAGAGAAAAAACGTCGAGATGGAAAAAATCAGATGGACGTACAGGCTCGTTTTTACTTCGCCGGGCCAATACGGCGAGGGCATGGCCCGAGTTTGCCAGCCGCTGATGAACTGCATGTCGATTTCAAACGCCGCCACCGCCGCGAGCAGGATGATGGCCAGCGTCAATTGAATCCGCTTGTGCCAGGCGTATTGCTTGCGAAATCGGGCCAGCCCGATGCTGACACCCAGCACGGGAAGCACAAGGAACATGGCCAGAAACACCACGTCGAGCATAATGGACGCGCGGGTCCCCAAAAAACCGTTGATGCCGGCGAAATCGGCCAGTACGGCGGGCCAACATAATAAAACGAAGGTGTTCAAGGCCTGGCACGTGCTCCCGTCTACGGCATTTGCGCGGTCTGCACCAGCGTTAATAAACCCTGCTGTCCGGCGTCGTTAAGACTTTCGCCGTGATTGCAGGCGACAAATACACGCTCGCCGACTTTGAACACAATCACGTCCGCTTTGCCCGGATCGCCATCGTCGGCTTCTTCGCCGACGCCGACCATCCGTTTGGCGGGCGAGCGGGCGATAGTTAATTCAGTCGTCTGATCAGGCTTGAAATTCTTAAACTCACTCACGATTTGCGAGCTGACGTTTTCCACCGCCTCCTCCACCGATTTCGCTCCGCTCGCCAGCCAGACCTCGACATAAAATTTTGGAGCGTCGAATTTAAGCTCGCCGTCCTCCGCCACGCATTTGGTGCCGCCCGGCGCTGTTAGCTTCAGCACATTGGCTCCGCCAGATTGCATCACAAAATCTTTCGTGTCTGCAGCGTTCTCTGCTTGTGGTGCTGCGGATGGTGGTGTTGCTGACGCGGCGGGTTTTGTATCCGTGTTCGAACCACACCCACTGAGCATGCCGGTCACGACGATGAACCACACTCCATAGATGAAAGCTCGCATAAATCCTCTCCGGTTGAATTCAGTTGAGCGGGCAGCGACCGTTCACTGTATCTGAGCAAATTTTGGCCAACGCCGCCAGAGCCAAGTCCGAAAGCATCGCATGGCCTGGTGAGTTGCGAAGCCGAGCACCGGCCGCGTGTTGACATGTTTCCAGAAGTTGTCAGCAAGTCGCATTGGCGATAACATGCGGATACGAAATTTACGGCCGAGTGGCGGAATGGCAGACGCAAAGGACTTAAAATTCAGACGAGAAAATCGCCTTCCTCGTATTCTTCGAATAAACCGTGGTTCTACCTTCCAGCGTTTCCAGCGTTTTATTCCCTTTGCGGCCAATTCTGTGATGGAATTGTGTGATGGCCGAACCCATCCGGTGTCCACTGCAAGTGCCTCCAGATGTATTTGGTGAACCAGCCGCACGGCTGCCTTGCCA includes:
- a CDS encoding TerC family protein, which encodes MHAAFQISIGRLLAEQTAAALPSGIQAQWWHWVAFGVFVAVMLALDLGVFHRHSREPTLKESAFWTAVWTALALAFNGLVWRWGGSTAAVQFLTGYLVEWSLSMDNVFVFAVIFTFFQIPLEYQYRVLFWGILGAIFMRLAFILVGAALLEYFEWMLLVFGGLLIITGLRLALKHEETHPENNLIMRLARRFLPVAGGSHGNRFFVRENSRRCITPLFLVLLVVESTDVLFAVDSVPAIFGVTRDPFIVFTSNIFAILGLRALYFLLAGVMGLFRYLHYGLAAVLIFVGGKMMAEYFFDLHLFKDYPWISLAVIAALLGIAIVASLAVGKPKAVNDQ
- a CDS encoding 2-isopropylmalate synthase; the encoded protein is MTAPSTKTSEPKSVSAESSIKPGTVIGGSSVPPRPIRIFDTTLRDGEQSPGASMNIHEKMEIAQALVDLGVDIIEAGFPIASPGDFEAVRQIGENIRGATICGLARCNDADIDRAWESLKGAPDARIHVFLATSAIHREFKLKMDKDEIIRRAVAGVKRAVSYCDNVEFSPEDAARTEVDFLCQVVEAAIAAGATTVNIPDTVGYATPAHYGNVIRTLKERVPNIDKAVISVHCHNDLGLAVANSLAGVENGAGQVECTINGIGERAGNCSLEEIVMALRTRHDYYHAGTRIHTQRLVPTSRLVSNITGIQVQRNKAIVGRNAFAHEAGIHQDGMLKEPRTYEIMRPEDVGLSKTDLVLGKHSGRAALADRARALGFHLTGEQLQTVFDQFKQLADKKKEIYDGDIAALCEQQILDVPETWTLVSYKVSCGTVGKPSVQLVLKRGDQQFVEEMTAGDGPVDAIFLAIEKITGLAVRCRDFRVHSVTVGKDAQGEVNVEIEHNGQVYRGRGVSTDSVEASALAFLNAVNRVAATPGGRLHPQHSGM
- a CDS encoding aldo/keto reductase; translation: MQRRTVLKGISVAAAGSGSVLAFVESLAAGDVAAAAETAPTGSVAATISAIAQKRPPETVRGEMRYRKLGRTGEEVSLIGVGGYHIGNFKDESDSTKLIRTAIDRGVNFMDNCWDYHDGDSERRMGNALKDGYRDKVFLMTKIDGRTKKAAAQQLDESLQRLQTDHIDLLQFHENIRLEDPDRFFADGGTRDAFDEAKKAGKIRFIGFTGHKDPLVHLRMLEVAQEHDFHFDTAQMPINVMDAHFRSFVQHVVPELMEQEIALLGMKPLAGGAILRSNTVNATECLHYAMAMPTSVVITGMDSMKLLDQALDAVKTFQPLDAGALQTLLARTDDAAQHGRFEGFKTTSGFDGTARNPAWLG
- a CDS encoding DUF420 domain-containing protein; the protein is MNTFVLLCWPAVLADFAGINGFLGTRASIMLDVVFLAMFLVLPVLGVSIGLARFRKQYAWHKRIQLTLAIILLAAVAAFEIDMQFISGWQTRAMPSPYWPGEVKTSLYVHLIFSISTFFLWLYVVIGALRNVPQPPGPSPYSGRHIFWARLAAIDLLLTAVTGWIFYWLAFVA